DNA from Chloracidobacterium sp.:
CACGCGACATATAATAGCGGGCCTGCCGCTTCAGTTCGTCATACACAAAAGGCAGGAGCCGTTCTTTGGCGTCCTCGTTACCGTCGTTCCAGTCCTGAAGGATCTGCGTAATTTCAGAGCTTCGCATCACAATTGCCTGTCGCCGTGATCTCGTCCATATCCGCTCAGTGTTCGTCGAGAGCGCGGATTTAGGCCTTAAGCCAAACCCCGGCCGGGTACTTCAAGGTCCGCTACACGGGCCGCAAACGACCCCGTCTATGAACCGATTCGGATGTTAACGAATTGCGGGTGACTGCCGCATATACTAATACACCCCAAATAGAAATGAAAAGTCGGATTGAGGCCGGTTTTCCATCCTGCTTGGAGTTTCGAGAAAGGCTAAATGCCAGAAACGAGGATCTATCATCGATCCCGTCGCTCAAGGCCGATGTCCCGTGTGGGTAGCGGACACGACGATCGATCTGCGGAACAAAGATCACGAGTGAAAAAAAGAGCGAGCCTGATCAGCCCGCTCCGTTTATTTTGGTCGAAACCCGAACGAACTTACGCCGCCCGATCACCTTTTCCCAATACCAGCCGCAGCAGCAGCAGCAAGATGATCGCTCCAAGTATCGACATTATCCATCCCGCGGCGTAGTTCTCGCCGCCCCACAGGCTTCCGCCTATGAACGTGCCGAGGAACGCACCAGCAATTCCGATCACGATAGTTAGCAAAATACCAGTGAGGCCGGCGGGTAACGCTTCTTTTCCCGGCATCAAGAATCTGGCGATCGCACCGACGATCAGCCCCACAATGACAGTGCCCAGCATGCTAAACATAGACTCTCTCCTTCTGAATTAAGATTATCGATTTGGATCCGATGACCAAGTATATCGTTTCTCATCGAAAATCGCGAAAAGAATCGAACTGACATAAACTCGTTACGGCCCTATATTTCAGCCGTCAGCTCTCGAACGAGTCTATGAACTAATATCGTACAGAACTGTACCGTTCACGTTTCGAGCCGATCGCAGAACGTTCTGCGATCGCCGTAAATGCTTATGGTGATAGCGATTTCTGAACATAACGGTCGTGGCACACGATTTGTATCTAACCAAGGTGAAAGCTTGTTTTTATAATTTATATAGGTGGTAGATCGAAAATGTCAGAAGAAAATCGAATCGGAAGCAATCTTATTTGGGCAGTAGCAATGATAATAATCGTTGCGATAGTTGCGGGTACGTTCTATTACGGCGGGTTTCTCAACAGCAATAAAAAGCACGAGATCGACGTCGAGGTGAAGGTACCGGGTGTCTCGAAGGGCTCTTGAAGGAATGAGAGTTATCTAAAGAAAGCTCCCGTCCGTTACGGTCGGGAGTTTTTTTGTTTAGGCATTGTCACGTTTCAAGGCTATGTCTTTTGATCATCCCGTAAAGCCGCGGACGGTACACTCCAAGTAGATTTGCGGCGGCTTGTTTGTTGCCGCGTGTACGATCTAAGGCGGCCCTGACTATCCCGCTTTCGATCGAATCAAAAACGTCCTGATTATCTTGCCCATCCCTCGGCTCTGGCAGCTTTTCAACTATCAATTTACCTACCTGCTCAAACATGTGCTCGCCCTCGAGAAAGTTGAAGATCGAACCCGGCGGAACAGCCTGGATGTTGCCGCCGTTGGCCGCAACGGCACCCATTTCTCCGCTGTTCGGAATGTCCATATTGTCGATCTTGC
Protein-coding regions in this window:
- a CDS encoding GlsB/YeaQ/YmgE family stress response membrane protein, coding for MFSMLGTVIVGLIVGAIARFLMPGKEALPAGLTGILLTIVIGIAGAFLGTFIGGSLWGGENYAAGWIMSILGAIILLLLLRLVLGKGDRAA